One Hydrogenophaga crassostreae genomic region harbors:
- the phhA gene encoding phenylalanine 4-monooxygenase gives MAVAPVVYGASERPPRGDYSRAMDDYTCPQNWGSYTEADHDTYRRLYERQSALLPGLACDAFIEALPSLGVKDRIPRFEEINERLKPATGWEIVAVPGLIPERPFFDLLANRRFPVTDWIRKPDEFEYIVEPDVFHDLFGHVPLLFNPVFADYVQRYGAGGLKAHDLGAGELLSRLYWYTIEFGLIQQTDGLRAYGAGILSSSGELRHSVNSPDPLRIALDLVRCMRTKYKIDDYQATYFVIESFQQLFDFTAPDFTPLYEAVRASGEIAAGTTIASDSRITVG, from the coding sequence ATGGCCGTTGCCCCTGTTGTTTATGGCGCCAGTGAGCGCCCCCCGCGTGGCGATTACAGCCGCGCGATGGACGATTACACCTGCCCGCAGAACTGGGGCAGCTACACCGAAGCCGATCACGACACCTACCGCCGTCTGTACGAGCGGCAGTCGGCGCTGTTGCCGGGGTTGGCTTGTGACGCGTTCATTGAAGCCTTGCCGTCGTTGGGAGTGAAGGACCGCATCCCGCGCTTCGAAGAAATCAATGAGCGCTTGAAGCCAGCCACAGGCTGGGAAATCGTGGCCGTGCCCGGGCTGATTCCCGAGCGGCCATTCTTTGACTTGCTGGCCAACCGGCGCTTCCCGGTGACCGACTGGATCCGCAAACCCGATGAGTTTGAGTACATCGTCGAGCCCGATGTGTTCCACGACCTGTTTGGCCATGTGCCGTTGCTGTTCAACCCGGTGTTTGCCGATTACGTGCAACGCTACGGCGCGGGCGGGTTGAAGGCGCACGATCTGGGCGCGGGCGAGCTGTTGTCGCGCTTGTACTGGTACACCATCGAGTTCGGGCTTATCCAGCAAACCGACGGTCTGCGCGCCTACGGCGCCGGCATTTTGAGCTCTTCGGGTGAGTTGCGTCACAGTGTCAACAGCCCGGATCCGCTGCGCATCGCGCTCGATCTGGTGCGCTGCATGCGCACGAAATACAAAATTGACGACTACCAGGCGACCTACTTCGTGATCGAAAGTTTCCAGCAGCTGTTCGACTTCACGGCGCCCGATTTCACGCCGCTTTACGAAGCCGTGCGCGCCTCGGGTGAAATCGCCGCAGGCACCACCATCGCCAGCGACTCGCGCATCACGGTGGGGTGA
- a CDS encoding HlyC/CorC family transporter yields MADIPPSPGPQRSLRQEDKRGFLQKLAEFIHPGPDSIAELIGILAEAEDNDIINAESRVMLEGVMRIANMSAGDVMVAAPRMDLLDIDAPYEELLHIIIDTAHSRFPVYEDDRENIIGILLAKDLLKLQRAPEHNIRALLRPATFVPESKGLNDLLREFRGNRNHLAIVIDEFGRMAGLITIEDVLEEIVGEIEDEFDEVEDEGDIYALADNTWRVSGDTPIERINESFTVKLPFDEFETIGGLIAHDMGHVPKRGEIHEAEGLRFIVLHTKGGAVKWFKVMPAPQQDAA; encoded by the coding sequence GTGGCCGACATCCCCCCCAGTCCCGGGCCGCAGCGCAGCCTGCGGCAAGAAGACAAGCGTGGATTCCTGCAAAAACTCGCAGAATTCATCCACCCTGGTCCAGATTCCATCGCCGAACTGATCGGCATCCTGGCTGAAGCCGAAGACAACGACATCATCAATGCCGAGTCGCGCGTGATGCTCGAAGGCGTGATGCGCATCGCCAATATGTCCGCAGGCGATGTGATGGTGGCAGCGCCGCGCATGGACCTGCTGGATATCGATGCGCCCTACGAAGAGCTGCTGCACATCATCATCGACACGGCGCACTCGCGGTTTCCGGTCTACGAAGACGACCGCGAAAACATCATCGGCATCCTGCTCGCCAAAGACCTGCTCAAGCTGCAACGCGCGCCAGAGCACAACATCAGGGCCCTGTTGCGCCCAGCCACCTTTGTGCCCGAAAGCAAAGGGCTCAACGATCTGTTGCGCGAATTCCGCGGCAACCGCAACCACCTGGCCATCGTGATCGACGAGTTTGGCCGCATGGCCGGGCTGATCACGATTGAAGACGTGCTCGAAGAAATCGTGGGCGAAATCGAAGATGAATTCGACGAGGTGGAAGACGAAGGCGATATCTACGCCCTGGCCGACAACACCTGGCGGGTCAGCGGCGACACGCCCATCGAGCGCATCAACGAATCGTTTACCGTGAAGCTGCCATTCGACGAGTTCGAAACCATTGGCGGCTTGATTGCCCACGATATGGGTCACGTACCCAAGCGCGGCGAAATTCACGAAGCCGAAGGTTTGCGCTTCATTGTTTTGCACACCAAGGGTGGCGCGGTGAAGTGGTTCAAAGTGATGCCTGCGCCCCAGCAAGACGCCGCCTGA
- a CDS encoding Lrp/AsnC family transcriptional regulator: MQAPDKLDRHILRILQTDGRATYDQIAETVGLSPSAVLRRVKRLEDTGVIDRYVALIRPEAVGLGLTAYVNVRLEKHFESAKRNPMDVFRASVVGWAEVVECVALTGEMDYQLRLVVADMPAYSRFMMDTLLKHPSVQDCKTSFVMDRVKSTTAMPV; the protein is encoded by the coding sequence ATGCAAGCACCTGACAAGCTCGACCGCCACATTCTGCGCATCCTTCAAACCGATGGCAGGGCCACCTACGACCAAATCGCCGAAACCGTGGGCCTTTCCCCCAGTGCCGTGCTGCGCCGCGTGAAGCGGCTGGAAGACACAGGCGTGATCGACCGTTATGTTGCGCTCATTCGCCCTGAAGCGGTGGGTTTGGGTCTGACAGCCTATGTCAATGTGCGACTGGAGAAGCACTTTGAAAGCGCCAAGCGCAACCCGATGGACGTATTCCGCGCCAGCGTGGTGGGCTGGGCGGAGGTGGTGGAATGCGTGGCGCTGACGGGGGAAATGGACTACCAGTTGCGCCTGGTGGTGGCCGACATGCCGGCCTATTCGCGCTTCATGATGGATACGCTGCTCAAACACCCCAGCGTGCAAGACTGCAAAACCAGTTTTGTGATGGACCGGGTGAAAAGCACCACAGCGATGCCGGTTTGA
- a CDS encoding GNAT family N-acetyltransferase — translation MSSPNPPIPSTSLQQATGQRSGQASAAADNAPGAVVPIRSMGLRHLPDIEAHLLALDPQDRYLRFGYSANDEHIRKYVGQLRFERDELFGIFNRKLELIAMAHLAFSVDPSFKSCAEFGVSVAKGARARGYGSQLFNRAVMHARNEGVNQLFIHALSENTAMLKIARKAGARIERDGSESEAHLVLPPASFDTRVIELFNEQVAITDYHLKARARRFWGFLSILQGARSDEKQPAHSE, via the coding sequence ATGTCCAGCCCAAATCCTCCGATCCCATCGACCAGCCTGCAACAGGCGACAGGGCAGCGCAGTGGCCAAGCCTCTGCAGCAGCCGACAACGCACCGGGCGCGGTGGTGCCGATCCGTTCCATGGGTTTGAGGCATTTGCCTGATATCGAAGCGCACTTGCTGGCGCTGGACCCGCAGGATCGCTATTTGCGCTTTGGCTACTCGGCCAACGATGAACACATCAGGAAGTATGTGGGTCAGCTCCGTTTCGAGCGCGACGAGCTGTTTGGCATCTTCAACCGCAAGCTTGAACTGATCGCCATGGCGCACCTCGCGTTTTCAGTGGATCCCAGCTTCAAGAGCTGCGCCGAGTTTGGTGTGTCGGTCGCCAAAGGCGCACGCGCCAGGGGTTACGGCAGCCAGCTGTTCAACCGCGCCGTGATGCATGCACGCAACGAGGGCGTGAACCAGCTGTTCATTCATGCACTGTCGGAAAACACGGCCATGCTCAAGATCGCCCGAAAAGCCGGTGCCCGGATTGAGCGCGACGGATCGGAAAGCGAGGCCCACCTGGTGTTGCCGCCCGCCAGTTTCGATACGCGCGTGATCGAACTGTTCAACGAACAAGTGGCCATCACCGACTACCACCTCAAGGCCCGGGCACGCAGATTCTGGGGATTTTTGTCGATCCTGCAAGGCGCTCGCAGCGATGAGAAGCAGCCAGCGCACTCCGAATAG
- a CDS encoding MFS transporter, translated as MSHTIANPEMPAATAHPEGGQFALMGQRRFAPFFWTQFLGAANDNLFKFAFTVLVTYQLQVQWLPADLAGLVIGALFILPFLLFSATSGQLADKLDRRQMIIWLKRAEVGIMAIAALGFFIDNIPVLLACIFLMGLQSTVFGPVKFAYLPQHLSERELTGGNGMVEMGTFVAILLGNVAGGLIIAVPEIGAHHVGFTCVGLAILGRVASHHIPASPAMDGSLKINWNPLTETWANLKLARQTPVVFRSVLGISWMWFFGAVFLSLFPAFAKDVLHGDEQVASLLLVVFSIGIGTGSLLCEVLSRRHVEIGLVPVGAIGMSVFSVDLYFATRGLPPASGLGLGAFVADTAHWRVLADLALLSLFAGLYSVPMYALIQMRSQPTHRARIIAANNILNALFMIASALLAGALLGAGFTIPQMFLFVGLANAVVAFYIFMLVPEYLLRFVAWVASRFVYRFKVQGDEHIPSRGAAVLVCNHVSFVDAVLLMAASPRPIRFLMDHRIFKVPVLGWLFKLARAIPIAPQQEDPQAYETAFEAAAQVLREGDLLAIFPEGAITKDGKLQPFKGGIMKILERAQADGVAVPVIPMALNNLWGSFFSRVETLDGEQTAMVRPFRRGWFNRVGLNVGAPADAISVTPAGLHQRVGVLLA; from the coding sequence ATGAGTCACACCATCGCAAACCCCGAGATGCCAGCTGCAACTGCACATCCGGAGGGCGGTCAGTTCGCCCTCATGGGCCAGCGCCGCTTTGCGCCGTTTTTCTGGACGCAATTTCTGGGCGCCGCAAACGACAACCTGTTCAAGTTTGCGTTTACGGTGTTGGTTACGTACCAGTTGCAGGTGCAGTGGCTTCCTGCCGATCTGGCCGGCCTGGTGATTGGCGCACTGTTCATCTTGCCCTTTTTGTTGTTCTCTGCGACCAGCGGTCAGCTGGCCGACAAGCTCGACCGGCGCCAGATGATCATCTGGCTCAAACGCGCCGAGGTCGGCATCATGGCCATCGCGGCGCTGGGTTTTTTCATTGACAACATTCCAGTGTTGCTGGCGTGCATTTTTCTGATGGGTCTGCAGTCCACCGTGTTTGGCCCGGTCAAGTTTGCCTACCTGCCGCAACACCTGAGCGAGCGCGAACTCACGGGGGGCAACGGCATGGTCGAGATGGGGACTTTTGTAGCCATCTTGCTGGGCAATGTGGCTGGTGGCTTGATCATCGCGGTACCGGAAATTGGTGCCCACCATGTGGGCTTTACATGCGTCGGTCTGGCCATTCTTGGCCGGGTGGCTTCACACCACATCCCGGCGTCTCCAGCCATGGACGGCAGCCTCAAGATCAACTGGAACCCGCTGACCGAAACCTGGGCCAATCTGAAACTTGCGCGCCAGACGCCTGTGGTGTTTCGCTCGGTGTTGGGTATCAGCTGGATGTGGTTCTTCGGAGCGGTGTTCCTGAGCCTGTTCCCCGCCTTTGCGAAGGATGTGTTGCATGGTGACGAACAGGTGGCGTCGTTGTTGCTGGTGGTGTTCTCCATCGGAATCGGCACCGGCTCGTTGCTTTGCGAGGTCTTGAGCCGGCGCCATGTGGAGATCGGCCTTGTCCCGGTGGGCGCCATCGGTATGAGTGTGTTTTCGGTCGATCTGTACTTTGCAACCCGTGGTCTTCCGCCCGCCAGCGGCCTGGGTCTGGGGGCCTTCGTTGCCGATACCGCCCACTGGCGCGTGTTGGCTGATCTGGCCTTGCTGAGCTTGTTTGCCGGTCTTTACAGCGTGCCCATGTACGCCCTGATCCAGATGCGCAGCCAGCCTACCCATCGCGCCCGCATCATCGCCGCCAACAACATCTTGAACGCGCTTTTCATGATTGCCAGCGCCTTGCTTGCTGGTGCCCTGCTCGGAGCGGGCTTCACCATTCCGCAGATGTTCCTGTTTGTGGGCCTGGCCAACGCAGTGGTCGCGTTTTACATCTTCATGCTGGTGCCGGAATACCTGCTGCGCTTTGTGGCATGGGTGGCGTCGCGCTTTGTCTACCGTTTCAAGGTGCAGGGCGATGAACACATTCCATCCCGGGGCGCCGCTGTGCTGGTATGCAACCATGTGAGCTTTGTTGATGCTGTGTTGCTGATGGCGGCCAGCCCCCGGCCAATTCGGTTCCTGATGGACCACCGCATTTTCAAGGTACCTGTTTTGGGCTGGCTCTTCAAGCTTGCCCGGGCGATTCCGATTGCGCCGCAGCAGGAAGATCCTCAAGCCTACGAAACGGCTTTTGAAGCGGCGGCCCAAGTGCTGCGAGAAGGTGACTTGCTGGCCATTTTTCCTGAAGGAGCGATCACCAAAGATGGCAAGTTGCAGCCCTTCAAAGGTGGCATCATGAAAATTCTGGAGCGGGCACAGGCCGACGGAGTGGCCGTACCCGTGATTCCCATGGCGCTCAACAACCTCTGGGGCTCGTTTTTCAGTCGGGTAGAAACGCTCGATGGCGAGCAAACGGCCATGGTGCGCCCGTTTCGGCGCGGTTGGTTCAACCGGGTGGGCCTGAATGTGGGCGCGCCAGCAGACGCGATCTCGGTGACGCCCGCAGGCCTGCATCAGCGGGTGGGCGTGCTGCTGGCCTGA
- a CDS encoding AMP-binding protein, whose protein sequence is MTPSTTDDRPWLAQYPAGVPHDIDAEAHVSLAALIEESLHQNASRPVSVCMEKWMTYGELERHSRALGAWLQGQGLQAGDRVAIMVPNVPQFLVAMAAVLRAGFTVVNVNPLYTARELEHQLKDSGAKAIVILENFATVLQEVIDQTEVQHVVLTGLGDLLGGAKGKWITFAVRHLAKMVPAYKLPLDGPRGPRTIVNFPTALARGQGKPFAPSTANKDATAFLQYTGGTTGLSKGAVITHRNIIAGLLQAEAWFTPALAKVGDIRESNNIAALPLYHIFALTLSLLTMRWGAHTTLIPNPRDIPGFVKTLKKRPFHLLPAVNTLFNGLLQNAEFRALDFSSLAVSQAGGMAATEATAKEWQKVTGSAMIEGWGMSETCAIGTNNPVSNTHFSGNIGLPLPSIRIAIKDDEGNTVPLGQSGEICIHGPNVMTGYYNQPDETEKAFTADGYMRTGDIGEMDAQGYTRIVDRKKDMILVSGFNVFPSELESVIASCPGVLECAAVGVPDERQGEAIKVFIVRSDPTLSAEDVSRYCHDNLTGYKRPQHIEFKNDLPKTNVGKILRRALRDPA, encoded by the coding sequence ATGACCCCTTCCACCACCGACGACCGCCCCTGGCTGGCACAGTATCCTGCGGGCGTACCGCATGACATCGATGCGGAGGCCCATGTTTCGTTGGCCGCGTTGATCGAAGAGAGCTTGCACCAGAACGCGTCGCGCCCGGTGTCGGTGTGCATGGAAAAGTGGATGACCTATGGCGAGCTGGAGCGCCACAGCCGCGCGCTCGGCGCCTGGTTGCAAGGGCAGGGCCTGCAGGCCGGTGACCGCGTGGCGATCATGGTGCCCAACGTGCCGCAGTTTCTGGTGGCCATGGCCGCGGTGTTGCGCGCCGGATTCACAGTCGTCAACGTCAACCCGCTTTACACCGCCCGCGAGCTGGAGCACCAGTTGAAGGACTCGGGTGCCAAAGCTATCGTGATTCTGGAGAACTTTGCGACGGTGCTGCAAGAGGTGATCGATCAAACCGAGGTGCAACATGTGGTGCTCACCGGGTTGGGCGATCTGCTTGGTGGCGCCAAAGGCAAATGGATCACCTTTGCCGTGCGCCATCTGGCCAAAATGGTGCCGGCTTACAAACTGCCGCTGGATGGCCCCAGGGGACCGCGCACGATTGTGAATTTCCCCACCGCATTGGCCCGGGGCCAGGGCAAGCCCTTTGCGCCGAGCACGGCCAACAAAGACGCAACCGCCTTCCTGCAGTACACGGGCGGCACCACCGGCCTGTCCAAAGGCGCGGTCATCACCCACCGCAACATCATCGCGGGTCTGCTGCAGGCCGAAGCCTGGTTTACACCAGCGTTGGCCAAGGTGGGCGACATCCGTGAGAGCAACAATATCGCGGCCTTGCCGCTGTACCACATCTTCGCGCTCACGCTCAGTTTGCTGACCATGCGATGGGGTGCGCACACGACGCTCATTCCCAACCCGCGCGACATTCCCGGCTTTGTCAAAACGCTGAAAAAGCGCCCCTTCCATTTGCTGCCAGCGGTGAACACGCTGTTCAACGGCTTGCTGCAAAACGCCGAATTCCGCGCGCTCGATTTTTCATCGCTGGCGGTTTCCCAGGCCGGCGGCATGGCCGCCACCGAGGCCACGGCCAAAGAGTGGCAAAAGGTCACCGGTTCGGCCATGATCGAAGGCTGGGGCATGAGCGAGACCTGCGCCATCGGCACCAACAACCCGGTCTCCAATACCCATTTCAGCGGCAACATCGGCCTGCCGCTGCCCAGTATCCGCATCGCGATCAAAGACGACGAGGGCAACACCGTACCGCTCGGCCAGTCGGGCGAGATTTGCATTCATGGCCCCAACGTGATGACGGGCTATTACAACCAGCCCGATGAAACCGAGAAGGCATTCACGGCCGACGGCTACATGCGCACGGGTGACATCGGTGAGATGGATGCGCAGGGCTATACCCGCATCGTCGACCGCAAGAAAGACATGATCCTGGTGTCCGGCTTCAACGTGTTTCCCAGCGAGCTGGAGAGCGTGATTGCGTCTTGTCCAGGGGTGTTGGAGTGTGCCGCAGTCGGCGTGCCCGATGAGCGTCAGGGCGAAGCCATCAAGGTTTTCATTGTGCGCAGCGATCCGACTCTGAGCGCAGAAGACGTGAGCCGCTACTGCCACGACAACCTCACCGGCTACAAGCGCCCGCAACACATCGAATTCAAAAACGACCTTCCCAAGACCAACGTCGGGAAAATCCTGCGCAGGGCGCTGCGGGATCCTGCCTGA
- a CDS encoding esterase/lipase family protein: MTTPTLPQPLPNRPEPPTGSALARLQRTLMAAAWVTSLLWLVLMWPRSPFWASVGLMLGAWSHAIILAVELALASRVNRTDSVTQPSFAQRVNAWWQEATLTPSIFLWRQPFRWRDLPDNTGTAGRFAPGSTVVLIHGFVCNRGFWAPWMQAMRNAGVPYTSVNLEPVFGSIDAGVPLIEDAVSRAEQLGAKLPVLVCHSMGGLAARAWLASAPGNLRRVGRVITIGSPHHGTWLARWSRVTNGRQMRQHSDWLNALAAKEAALHGHQAYTPFLCWYSNADHIVFPTSTAMLPDADNRHVPGVPHVALAFHPTVMRESLAMVVPAAISPEARTAS, translated from the coding sequence ATGACAACCCCTACCCTGCCGCAGCCCCTGCCGAACCGACCTGAGCCGCCGACTGGCTCCGCCTTGGCACGTTTGCAACGCACATTGATGGCGGCCGCCTGGGTGACATCGCTGCTCTGGCTGGTCTTGATGTGGCCTCGCTCCCCGTTCTGGGCCTCTGTCGGTTTGATGCTGGGCGCGTGGAGCCACGCGATCATTCTTGCGGTCGAGCTGGCACTTGCTTCACGGGTCAACCGGACCGACAGCGTGACTCAGCCCAGCTTTGCCCAACGCGTCAACGCCTGGTGGCAAGAAGCCACGCTCACCCCCTCCATATTCCTTTGGCGGCAACCTTTTCGCTGGCGCGATCTGCCCGACAACACAGGGACAGCAGGTCGGTTCGCACCTGGCTCCACCGTGGTCCTGATCCATGGGTTTGTGTGCAACCGGGGCTTCTGGGCGCCATGGATGCAGGCCATGCGCAATGCGGGGGTGCCGTACACCTCGGTGAATCTGGAACCGGTGTTTGGGTCCATCGACGCGGGTGTGCCCCTGATTGAAGACGCTGTTTCGCGCGCAGAGCAGCTGGGGGCCAAACTGCCTGTTCTGGTTTGCCACAGCATGGGCGGGCTGGCGGCGCGAGCATGGCTGGCCAGCGCACCTGGCAACCTTCGCCGTGTGGGCCGGGTCATCACCATCGGATCGCCCCACCACGGCACCTGGCTGGCGCGCTGGAGCCGGGTTACCAACGGCCGCCAGATGCGACAACACAGCGACTGGCTGAACGCGCTGGCCGCCAAAGAGGCAGCGCTACACGGTCACCAGGCCTACACCCCGTTCCTGTGCTGGTATTCCAACGCCGACCACATCGTGTTCCCCACTTCCACCGCCATGCTGCCTGACGCCGACAACCGCCATGTGCCTGGCGTGCCGCATGTGGCGCTGGCGTTTCACCCCACCGTGATGCGCGAGTCGCTGGCGATGGTGGTGCCTGCGGCGATTTCACCCGAGGCGCGCACGGCTTCGTAA
- the hppD gene encoding 4-hydroxyphenylpyruvate dioxygenase → MNTAKQQPATPDTTTWDNPMGTDGFEFIEYAAPDPAAMGALFESMGFQAIAKHRRKDVTLYRQGGVNFIINAEPDSFAQRFARLHGPSVCAIAFRVADAKAAYERAISLGAWGYAQDAGPGELNIPAIKGIGDSIIYFIDQWRGKNGAEEGAIGNIGFFDVDFKPLPGATLNPVGHGLTYIDHLTHNVHRGRMAEWSGFYERLFNFREVRYFDIEGQATGVKSKAMTSPCGKIRIPINEEGNEKAGQIQEYLDRYQGEGIQHIAMGSTNLYDTVDALQMAGVKLLNTSDTYYELLDKRIPGHGEDLEGLKARNILVDGNHGELLLQIFSENQLGPIFFEFIQRKGNDGFGEGNFKALFETMELDQIRRGALESPTKGA, encoded by the coding sequence ATGAATACCGCCAAGCAGCAGCCTGCCACGCCCGACACAACCACCTGGGACAATCCCATGGGTACCGATGGCTTTGAATTCATCGAATACGCCGCACCCGATCCGGCTGCCATGGGCGCCCTGTTTGAAAGCATGGGATTCCAGGCCATCGCCAAGCACCGGCGCAAAGACGTGACCCTTTACCGCCAGGGCGGTGTCAACTTCATCATCAACGCCGAGCCTGACAGCTTTGCCCAGCGTTTCGCCCGTCTGCATGGCCCCAGCGTGTGCGCCATCGCGTTCCGCGTGGCCGATGCCAAGGCGGCCTACGAGCGCGCGATTTCGCTGGGCGCCTGGGGCTACGCGCAAGACGCCGGCCCGGGCGAACTCAACATCCCGGCCATCAAGGGCATTGGCGATTCGATCATCTATTTCATCGACCAGTGGCGCGGCAAAAATGGCGCAGAAGAAGGCGCCATCGGCAACATCGGTTTCTTCGATGTCGATTTCAAGCCGCTGCCCGGCGCCACGCTGAACCCAGTGGGCCATGGCCTGACCTACATCGACCACCTGACCCACAACGTGCACCGTGGCCGCATGGCCGAATGGTCGGGCTTCTACGAGCGCCTGTTCAACTTCCGCGAAGTGCGCTACTTTGATATCGAAGGTCAGGCCACCGGCGTCAAGAGCAAGGCCATGACCAGCCCTTGCGGCAAGATCCGCATCCCGATCAACGAAGAGGGCAACGAGAAGGCCGGTCAGATTCAGGAGTACCTGGACCGCTACCAGGGCGAGGGCATTCAGCACATCGCCATGGGCTCGACCAACCTGTACGACACGGTGGATGCACTGCAGATGGCGGGCGTGAAACTGCTCAACACCAGCGACACCTACTACGAGCTGCTCGACAAGCGCATTCCCGGCCACGGTGAAGACCTGGAAGGCCTCAAGGCTCGCAACATTCTGGTCGACGGCAACCACGGCGAACTGCTGCTGCAAATCTTCAGCGAAAACCAGCTTGGCCCCATCTTCTTCGAGTTCATCCAGCGCAAAGGCAATGACGGCTTTGGCGAAGGCAACTTCAAGGCGCTGTTCGAGACGATGGAGCTGGACCAAATCCGCCGCGGCGCGTTGGAATCCCCGACAAAAGGCGCATAG
- a CDS encoding ProQ/FinO family protein, whose product MTSNVPESPASDAPATPIAEAAVNAPATDAETHVAAASEPDAPANPASSQPKSGRGPRGGQGGGRSAQPNRQGGGAVTRQHPMLDQLAALYPALFGETLLPLKRGIFQDLLAAQPEALDKAGLKAALALHTRSTRYLTAVASGQQRHDLAGLPVEPLAPEHVHHALIEVFRRRGARSREDLRPKMRQRIAIAFEASGLSRDAYLELVSGKDEEVNQITKDGVEVAATRLARDEALLRTFEASGKNLNEFADMYGLHVLDANRTVERAKVRRDQIASLALAEERVAAADPGE is encoded by the coding sequence ATGACATCCAACGTTCCCGAATCTCCTGCCAGCGACGCTCCTGCCACGCCGATAGCCGAGGCCGCTGTGAACGCGCCCGCCACCGATGCTGAAACACACGTGGCAGCCGCCAGCGAACCAGACGCCCCAGCCAATCCAGCCAGCAGCCAGCCAAAAAGTGGCCGTGGTCCGCGTGGCGGGCAAGGTGGTGGACGGAGTGCTCAACCAAACAGGCAAGGCGGCGGCGCGGTGACGCGGCAACACCCGATGCTTGATCAGCTCGCCGCGCTCTACCCGGCCTTGTTTGGCGAAACCCTGCTGCCGCTCAAGCGCGGGATTTTTCAAGACCTGCTTGCCGCCCAGCCCGAAGCGTTGGACAAAGCTGGTTTAAAGGCCGCATTGGCGCTGCACACCCGATCAACCCGCTACCTCACCGCTGTGGCCTCAGGCCAGCAACGCCACGACCTGGCAGGCCTGCCGGTCGAACCGCTGGCGCCCGAGCATGTGCACCATGCGCTGATCGAGGTGTTCCGCCGCCGTGGCGCGCGCAGCCGCGAAGACCTGCGCCCCAAAATGCGCCAGCGCATCGCCATTGCATTTGAAGCATCCGGCCTGTCGCGGGACGCCTATCTGGAGCTGGTTTCGGGCAAGGACGAAGAAGTGAACCAGATCACCAAAGACGGCGTCGAAGTGGCCGCCACCCGCCTCGCGCGCGACGAAGCGTTGCTGCGCACCTTCGAAGCCAGCGGTAAAAACCTCAACGAGTTCGCCGACATGTACGGCCTGCATGTGCTTGATGCCAACCGAACAGTGGAGCGAGCAAAGGTGCGGCGCGACCAGATCGCAAGCCTGGCCCTGGCCGAAGAACGGGTGGCTGCGGCAGATCCCGGCGAATAG
- a CDS encoding helix-turn-helix domain-containing protein, translating into MSTTSDLILAIKKELKATQMTYADLAHALDMAESSVKRMLAKGDMSLSRVDEICRALKIDFAELSRRVADAQPLLTEMTQEQERAVVADKKLLLAAICVLSQWTLEQITGRYRMTEAECVKYFAQLDRIGIIELRPLNRYRLKLAKTFRWRAHGAVMNYFRENAVLDYFSGGFGGHGEGLLMVHGSISRALAPTFLERLQRVAQDFSQQHQADQKLADKDLEGYTMVLCMRSWEFEAFAQLRR; encoded by the coding sequence ATGAGCACCACAAGCGATCTGATTCTGGCAATCAAGAAAGAGCTCAAAGCCACCCAGATGACCTACGCCGACCTGGCGCACGCACTGGACATGGCGGAATCGAGCGTGAAGCGCATGCTGGCCAAGGGCGATATGTCCCTCTCCCGGGTCGATGAGATTTGCCGGGCTCTCAAGATCGACTTCGCCGAGCTCTCACGCCGCGTGGCAGACGCGCAGCCGCTGCTGACCGAGATGACTCAAGAACAAGAGCGCGCAGTGGTGGCCGACAAAAAACTGCTGCTGGCGGCTATTTGCGTGCTCAGCCAATGGACGCTGGAGCAAATCACCGGGCGCTACCGGATGACTGAAGCGGAATGCGTAAAGTACTTCGCCCAACTCGACCGCATCGGCATCATCGAGCTGCGTCCGCTCAACCGCTACCGCCTCAAGCTCGCCAAAACCTTCCGCTGGCGCGCACACGGCGCCGTGATGAACTACTTCCGGGAAAATGCCGTGCTCGACTATTTCTCAGGCGGATTCGGCGGCCACGGAGAAGGATTGCTGATGGTGCACGGGTCCATCAGCCGGGCCTTGGCGCCCACCTTTCTGGAACGCTTGCAACGCGTGGCACAAGATTTTTCCCAGCAGCACCAAGCCGATCAAAAGCTGGCCGACAAAGATCTGGAGGGCTACACAATGGTGCTTTGCATGCGCAGCTGGGAGTTCGAAGCATTTGCGCAGCTCAGGCGCTAG